The following proteins are encoded in a genomic region of Arcobacter cloacae:
- a CDS encoding 50S ribosomal protein L23, with product MADITDIKAILYTEKTIELQENGVIVVQTSPRMTKNGLKEVFKEYFGVTPSKVNSLRQDGKVKRFKGKIGKRPDFKKFYVTLPEGAAIANLSA from the coding sequence ATGGCAGATATTACAGATATTAAAGCAATATTATATACAGAAAAAACAATTGAGCTTCAAGAAAATGGTGTAATCGTTGTTCAAACTAGTCCAAGAATGACTAAAAACGGTTTAAAAGAAGTATTTAAAGAGTATTTTGGTGTAACTCCATCAAAAGTTAATTCTTTAAGACAAGATGGTAAAGTTAAAAGATTTAAAGGGAAAATAGGTAAAAGACCTGATTTCAAAAAATTCTATGTTACATTACCAGAGGGCGCAGCTATTGCGAACCTTTCAGCTTAA
- the rplB gene encoding 50S ribosomal protein L2: MAIKKFRPITPARRFMSVMDSSDITSKPTVRSLLVRVKAAAGRNNNGRITSRHKEAGAKKLYRIIDFKRNKFGVEGTVSTVEYDPYRNCRICLVTYLDGDKRYIIQPSGLKVGDKVQAAESGLDILPGNAMNLMNIPVGTMVHNIEMKPGKGGQIARSAGGYAQIMGREDKYVIMRLPSGEMRKILGVCMATVGVVGNEDFTNMVVGKAGRSRHLGIRPQTRGSAMNPIDHPHGGGEGKTNSGRHPVTPWGMPTKGYKTRKKKASDKLIISKRKK, encoded by the coding sequence ATGGCAATTAAAAAATTTAGACCAATAACTCCTGCAAGAAGATTCATGTCTGTTATGGACAGCTCTGATATTACTTCAAAACCAACAGTTAGATCTTTACTTGTAAGAGTAAAAGCAGCGGCTGGTAGAAATAATAACGGTAGAATTACATCTAGACACAAAGAAGCAGGTGCTAAAAAATTATATAGAATCATTGATTTTAAAAGAAACAAATTCGGTGTAGAAGGTACTGTATCTACTGTTGAGTACGATCCATACAGAAATTGTAGAATTTGTTTAGTTACTTATTTAGATGGTGATAAAAGATATATTATTCAACCTTCTGGATTAAAAGTTGGTGATAAAGTTCAAGCTGCTGAATCAGGTCTTGATATTTTACCTGGTAATGCAATGAATTTGATGAACATTCCAGTTGGAACAATGGTACATAATATTGAAATGAAACCAGGAAAAGGTGGTCAAATCGCAAGATCTGCTGGTGGATATGCTCAAATCATGGGTAGAGAAGATAAATATGTAATCATGAGATTACCTTCAGGTGAAATGAGAAAAATTTTAGGTGTTTGTATGGCTACTGTTGGTGTAGTTGGAAATGAAGATTTCACAAACATGGTTGTTGGTAAAGCTGGTAGAAGTAGACACCTTGGAATTAGACCTCAAACTAGAGGATCTGCAATGAACCCTATTGATCACCCACACGGTGGAGGGGAAGGTAAAACTAACTCTGGTAGACATCCTGTTACTCCATGGGGTATGCCAACTAAAGGTTATAAAACTAGAAAGAAAAAAGCTAGTGACAAACTAATCATTTCAAAAAGAAAGAAGTAA
- the rpsS gene encoding 30S ribosomal protein S19, with the protein MARSIKKGPFVDAHLMKKVIKANEANDKKPIKTWSRRSTVLPDMIGLTFNVHNGRNFVPVNVTENHVGYKLGEFAPTRTFKGHKGSVQRKA; encoded by the coding sequence ATGGCAAGATCGATAAAAAAAGGTCCATTTGTAGACGCACACCTGATGAAAAAAGTTATCAAAGCTAATGAAGCTAATGATAAAAAACCAATTAAAACTTGGTCAAGAAGATCAACTGTATTACCAGATATGATTGGATTAACTTTCAATGTGCACAATGGAAGAAACTTCGTTCCAGTAAATGTTACTGAGAACCACGTTGGATATAAATTAGGTGAGTTTGCACCAACTAGAACATTTAAGGGCCATAAAGGTTCTGTTCAAAGAAAGGCATAA
- the rplV gene encoding 50S ribosomal protein L22: MAKAILKFIRLSPIKARLIAREVQGMNAEYAIASLQFTPNKAAGIISKVIASAVANAGLDPVDAVITSARVDKGPVLKRFTPRARGSASPKHKPTAHIMIEVAAATKGDK; this comes from the coding sequence ATGGCTAAAGCAATATTAAAATTTATTAGACTTTCTCCAATTAAAGCTAGATTAATAGCAAGAGAAGTTCAAGGAATGAATGCAGAGTATGCAATTGCATCTTTACAATTTACTCCAAATAAAGCTGCTGGAATTATTTCTAAAGTTATAGCTTCAGCTGTAGCAAATGCAGGTTTAGATCCAGTTGATGCTGTTATCACATCAGCTAGAGTTGATAAAGGTCCAGTTCTTAAGAGATTTACTCCAAGAGCAAGAGGTTCAGCTTCACCAAAGCATAAACCAACTGCACATATTATGATTGAAGTAGCTGCTGCAACTAAAGGAGATAAGTAA
- the rpsC gene encoding 30S ribosomal protein S3: protein MGQKVNPIGLRLGINRNWESRWFPKFETMPANVAEDDKIRKYVKKELYYAGIAQTMIERTAKKVRVTVVAARPGIIIGKKGADVEKLKDALSKLVGKEIAVNIKEERKPQISAQLSAENVAQQLERRVAFRRAMKRVMQNALKGGAKGIKVSVSGRLGGAEMARTEWYLEGRVPLHTLRARIDYGFAEAHTTYGCIGIKVWIFKGEVLAKGIPTEKAEESTSKPKRRPTKKRGK from the coding sequence ATGGGTCAAAAAGTTAATCCAATAGGTTTAAGATTAGGTATTAATAGAAACTGGGAATCAAGATGGTTTCCTAAATTCGAAACAATGCCAGCAAATGTTGCAGAAGATGATAAAATCAGAAAGTATGTAAAAAAAGAGTTATACTATGCTGGTATTGCTCAAACTATGATTGAAAGAACTGCAAAAAAAGTTAGAGTTACAGTTGTAGCTGCAAGACCTGGTATCATTATTGGTAAAAAAGGTGCTGACGTTGAAAAACTTAAAGATGCACTTTCTAAATTAGTTGGTAAAGAAATAGCTGTAAACATTAAAGAAGAGAGAAAACCTCAAATTTCTGCACAGTTATCAGCTGAAAATGTTGCTCAACAATTAGAAAGAAGAGTTGCATTTAGAAGAGCTATGAAAAGAGTTATGCAAAATGCATTAAAAGGTGGAGCAAAAGGAATTAAAGTTTCTGTTTCTGGAAGACTTGGTGGAGCTGAAATGGCTAGAACTGAGTGGTATTTAGAAGGAAGAGTTCCATTACATACTTTAAGAGCAAGAATCGATTATGGTTTTGCTGAAGCTCATACAACTTACGGTTGTATCGGTATTAAAGTTTGGATTTTCAAAGGTGAAGTATTAGCAAAAGGTATTCCAACTGAAAAAGCTGAAGAGTCAACTTCTAAACCTAAAAGAAGACCAACTAAGAAAAGAGGTAAATAA
- the rplP gene encoding 50S ribosomal protein L16, translating to MLMPKRTKFRKMMKGRNRGMAHRGNSLAYGDIGIKAVEHGRIDSRQIEASRIAMTRKVKRQAKVWIMVFPDKPLTAKPLETRMGKGKGSVDKWVMNIKPGRICFEMAGVGEELAREALTLAMHKLPFKTKIVTRDSENELY from the coding sequence ATGTTAATGCCTAAAAGAACGAAGTTCAGAAAGATGATGAAAGGCCGAAATAGAGGTATGGCTCATAGAGGAAACTCTTTAGCATACGGAGATATCGGTATCAAAGCTGTTGAGCATGGAAGAATTGATTCAAGACAAATTGAAGCGTCAAGAATTGCAATGACAAGAAAAGTAAAAAGACAAGCAAAAGTTTGGATTATGGTATTCCCTGATAAGCCACTTACTGCAAAACCATTAGAAACAAGAATGGGTAAAGGTAAAGGTTCTGTTGATAAATGGGTTATGAACATTAAGCCTGGAAGAATTTGTTTTGAGATGGCTGGTGTAGGTGAAGAATTAGCTAGAGAAGCTTTAACTTTAGCAATGCACAAGCTACCATTTAAAACTAAAATTGTAACAAGAGATAGCGAAAATGAACTATACTGA
- the rpmC gene encoding 50S ribosomal protein L29 has translation MNYTDLKDKNLNELQVLLKEKKVLLFELKAKLKTMQLTNTSELRATKKDIARIQTAITAAKAN, from the coding sequence ATGAACTATACTGATTTAAAAGACAAAAACTTGAATGAACTTCAAGTATTATTAAAAGAGAAAAAGGTGCTTCTTTTTGAATTAAAAGCTAAGCTAAAAACAATGCAGTTAACTAATACTTCTGAATTAAGAGCAACAAAAAAAGATATTGCAAGAATTCAAACAGCTATAACTGCTGCAAAAGCTAACTAA
- the rpsQ gene encoding 30S ribosomal protein S17 → MTHKREIQGVVVKRSGDKTASVLVTRSVLHPKYHKTVKRFKKYLVHDEKNELNVGDSVIAIECRPLSKTKSFRLKTIVATGVK, encoded by the coding sequence ATGACACATAAAAGAGAGATTCAAGGTGTAGTGGTAAAAAGATCAGGTGATAAAACAGCTTCTGTATTAGTTACAAGATCAGTTTTACACCCAAAATATCACAAAACTGTAAAAAGATTTAAGAAATATTTAGTTCATGATGAAAAAAATGAGTTAAATGTTGGTGATAGTGTTATCGCTATAGAGTGTAGACCATTGTCAAAAACTAAATCTTTTAGATTAAAGACAATAGTTGCTACAGGAGTTAAATAA
- the rplN gene encoding 50S ribosomal protein L14: MIQSFTRLNVADNTGAKEIMCIKVLGGSKRRYATVGDVIVASVKKALPTGKIKKGQVVKAVIVRTHKEVQRENGSLIRFDDNAAVILDAKREPVGTRIFGPVAREVRYSGFMKIVSLAPEVL, from the coding sequence ATGATTCAAAGTTTTACAAGATTAAATGTAGCTGACAATACAGGTGCAAAAGAGATTATGTGTATCAAAGTTTTAGGTGGTTCTAAAAGAAGATACGCAACTGTTGGTGATGTAATTGTTGCTTCAGTTAAAAAAGCTTTACCAACTGGAAAGATCAAAAAAGGTCAAGTTGTAAAAGCTGTTATTGTTAGAACTCATAAAGAAGTTCAAAGAGAAAATGGTTCATTAATTAGATTTGATGATAATGCAGCGGTTATTCTTGATGCAAAAAGAGAGCCAGTTGGAACAAGAATTTTTGGACCAGTTGCTAGGGAAGTAAGATATTCAGGTTTCATGAAAATCGTTTCACTTGCACCGGAGGTATTATAA
- the rplX gene encoding 50S ribosomal protein L24 has translation MAIKLKIKKGDTVKIIAGDDKGKTGEVLRVLPSKNKVIVKDCKVAKKTVKPDQEKNPDGGFVNKEMPIDISNVAKVEGN, from the coding sequence ATGGCAATTAAATTAAAAATCAAAAAAGGTGATACTGTAAAAATTATCGCTGGTGATGACAAAGGTAAAACTGGAGAGGTTTTAAGAGTATTACCTTCGAAAAACAAAGTAATCGTAAAAGATTGTAAAGTTGCTAAAAAAACAGTTAAGCCTGATCAAGAAAAAAATCCTGACGGCGGATTTGTAAACAAAGAGATGCCAATTGACATTTCAAACGTAGCAAAAGTAGAGGGTAACTAA
- the rplE gene encoding 50S ribosomal protein L5, which yields MASRLFERYKSEIKPVLEAEFPKNKCLTAKLEKVVISVGAGEAMKDSKLIQNIEDTISLIAGQKAVKVIAKKSVAGFKVREGMPVGVKVTLRGEQMYHFLDKLCNVALPRVKDFRGLNKNGFDGRGNFNFGLDEQLMFPEVVYDNIIKTHGMNISITTSSTNDAEAYRLLELVGIPFTKGRA from the coding sequence ATGGCATCAAGATTATTTGAAAGATATAAATCTGAAATCAAACCAGTATTAGAAGCTGAATTTCCAAAAAACAAGTGTTTAACAGCTAAGTTAGAAAAAGTTGTTATCTCTGTTGGTGCTGGTGAAGCAATGAAAGATTCTAAATTAATCCAAAATATTGAAGATACAATCTCTTTAATAGCTGGTCAAAAAGCTGTAAAAGTTATTGCAAAAAAATCAGTAGCTGGATTTAAAGTTAGAGAAGGTATGCCTGTTGGTGTAAAAGTTACTTTAAGAGGTGAGCAAATGTATCATTTCTTAGATAAATTATGCAACGTTGCATTACCAAGAGTAAAAGACTTTAGAGGTCTTAACAAAAATGGATTTGATGGAAGAGGAAACTTCAACTTTGGTTTAGATGAGCAATTAATGTTCCCAGAAGTTGTATATGATAACATCATCAAAACACATGGTATGAATATTTCAATTACTACTAGCTCAACTAACGATGCTGAAGCATATAGATTATTAGAATTAGTAGGAATTCCATTTACAAAAGGAAGAGCGTAA
- a CDS encoding type Z 30S ribosomal protein S14, which produces MAKKSMIAKQQRTPKFAVRAYTRCSVCGRPHSVYRDFGLCRVCLRKMANEGLLPGVRKASW; this is translated from the coding sequence ATGGCAAAGAAATCTATGATCGCTAAACAACAAAGAACACCTAAGTTTGCTGTAAGAGCATACACAAGATGTTCTGTTTGTGGAAGACCTCACTCTGTTTACAGAGACTTTGGTTTATGTAGAGTTTGTTTAAGAAAAATGGCTAACGAAGGTTTATTACCTGGTGTTAGAAAAGCTAGTTGGTAG
- the rpsH gene encoding 30S ribosomal protein S8, translating into MMNDIIADALTRIRNAAMRKLEVATLLHSNTVVGVLNVLLQKEYIAGFKVIDGQNNKKTIQVELKYDDNEKSVINEIKRVSKPGRRVYKNASEIKNFKNGYGTIIVSTNKGVIANDEAFAANVGGEVLCTVW; encoded by the coding sequence ATGATGAATGATATAATCGCAGATGCTTTAACTAGAATTAGAAATGCTGCAATGAGAAAATTAGAAGTTGCAACATTATTACACTCAAATACTGTAGTAGGTGTTTTAAACGTTTTATTACAAAAAGAGTATATTGCTGGATTCAAAGTTATTGATGGTCAAAACAATAAGAAAACAATTCAAGTTGAATTGAAATATGATGATAATGAGAAATCAGTAATCAACGAAATTAAAAGAGTTTCTAAACCAGGAAGAAGAGTTTATAAAAATGCTTCTGAAATTAAAAACTTTAAAAATGGGTACGGTACTATTATCGTTTCAACTAACAAAGGTGTAATTGCTAATGATGAAGCATTTGCAGCTAATGTTGGTGGTGAAGTACTTTGTACTGTATGGTAG
- the rplF gene encoding 50S ribosomal protein L6, which produces MSRIGKKPIAIPAGIEVTANGTVISVKKGNSISTVETHGRVGIEIADGQVVLTRNGDSKESSAFWGTYRALTANAINGLNTGFTKSLEINGVGYRAAVKGDVLELQLGYSHPINYEIPKGLEVTVEKNIINVKGADKQQVGQAAAIIRGFRKPEPYKGKGVKYTDEKIIRKAGKTSKK; this is translated from the coding sequence ATGTCTAGAATTGGAAAAAAACCTATCGCAATCCCAGCTGGTATTGAAGTAACAGCTAACGGTACTGTAATTAGTGTAAAAAAAGGTAATAGTATTTCTACTGTTGAAACACACGGAAGAGTAGGAATTGAAATAGCTGATGGACAAGTTGTATTAACTAGAAATGGTGATTCAAAAGAGTCTTCAGCATTTTGGGGAACTTATAGAGCTTTAACTGCTAATGCTATCAATGGTCTTAACACAGGATTTACAAAATCTTTAGAGATCAATGGTGTTGGTTACAGAGCTGCTGTAAAAGGTGATGTTTTAGAACTACAATTAGGTTATTCTCACCCGATTAACTATGAAATCCCAAAAGGATTAGAAGTTACTGTTGAAAAAAACATAATCAATGTTAAAGGTGCTGACAAACAACAAGTTGGTCAAGCTGCTGCAATTATTAGAGGCTTTAGAAAACCAGAACCATATAAAGGTAAAGGTGTTAAATATACTGATGAGAAGATCATCAGAAAAGCCGGAAAAACTTCTAAGAAGTAA
- the rplR gene encoding 50S ribosomal protein L18, whose product MSRMKDLAKKNALRIKRKKRVRGSIFGTAEKPRVSIFKSNKYVSAQAINDVEGVTLAAVSSQAMGLNINKENAVKVAAQLAENLKAAGIETVVYDRNGYLYHGVVAAFADSLRDNGIKL is encoded by the coding sequence ATGAGTAGAATGAAAGATTTAGCTAAAAAAAATGCTTTAAGAATAAAAAGAAAAAAAAGAGTTAGAGGATCTATTTTTGGTACTGCTGAAAAACCAAGAGTATCAATCTTTAAATCTAACAAATACGTTAGTGCACAAGCTATTAATGATGTTGAAGGTGTAACTTTAGCGGCTGTTAGCTCACAAGCTATGGGTTTAAACATTAATAAAGAAAATGCAGTAAAAGTAGCAGCACAACTTGCTGAAAATTTAAAAGCTGCTGGAATTGAAACAGTAGTTTACGATAGAAATGGTTATCTTTACCATGGTGTAGTTGCAGCATTTGCTGACTCACTAAGAGATAACGGTATCAAATTATAA
- the rpsE gene encoding 30S ribosomal protein S5: MAAVNREDFQEAIVKIGRVTKVVKGGRRFRFTALVVVGDKNGTVGFGTGKAKEVPDAIKKALDDAFKSLVTVSIKGTTIAHDIEHKYNASKILLKPASEGTGLIAGGAARPVLELSGVKDIIAKSLGSNNPNNLVQATVEALAKIKG; encoded by the coding sequence ATGGCAGCGGTAAATAGAGAAGATTTTCAAGAAGCAATCGTTAAAATCGGAAGAGTAACAAAAGTTGTAAAAGGTGGAAGAAGATTCAGATTTACAGCTTTAGTTGTTGTTGGTGATAAAAACGGTACAGTAGGATTTGGAACTGGTAAAGCTAAAGAGGTTCCTGATGCAATTAAAAAAGCATTAGACGATGCATTCAAAAGTTTAGTAACAGTTTCTATCAAAGGAACTACAATCGCACATGATATTGAACATAAGTATAATGCAAGTAAAATATTATTAAAACCAGCATCTGAGGGTACTGGACTTATCGCTGGAGGAGCTGCAAGACCTGTTCTTGAGCTTTCTGGAGTTAAAGATATTATTGCTAAATCTTTAGGTTCAAATAATCCAAACAACCTTGTACAAGCTACTGTAGAAGCATTAGCTAAGATTAAAGGATAA
- the rplO gene encoding 50S ribosomal protein L15: MALENLQPAPGSVKNSKRIGRGQGSGTGKTAGKGNKGQKARSGYKMKRGFEGGQQPLYKRLPKVGFFSRVTKPYSINVDKVSQIATLDEITLDSIKSVYKLSKSVEKVKLIGSTAKDLVAKIKDENVTTTGK, translated from the coding sequence ATGGCATTAGAAAATTTACAACCAGCTCCTGGTAGTGTTAAAAATTCGAAAAGAATCGGTAGAGGTCAAGGAAGTGGTACAGGTAAAACTGCTGGAAAAGGTAACAAAGGTCAAAAAGCTAGATCTGGTTATAAAATGAAAAGAGGTTTTGAAGGTGGTCAACAACCACTTTACAAAAGACTTCCTAAAGTTGGATTCTTTTCAAGAGTAACTAAGCCTTATTCTATTAACGTAGATAAAGTATCACAAATTGCAACACTTGATGAAATTACATTAGATTCAATTAAATCTGTGTATAAATTATCAAAATCAGTTGAAAAAGTTAAATTAATTGGTTCAACTGCAAAAGATTTAGTAGCTAAGATTAAAGACGAAAACGTTACAACTACTGGAAAATAA
- the secY gene encoding preprotein translocase subunit SecY codes for MSKDLINKILITLGFIFLYRLLAYVPVPGVNIDVVKEFFDSNANNALGLVNMFSGNAVERLSIISLGIMPYITASIIMELLAATFPALGKMKKERDGMQKYMQIIRYTTIVITLIQSIGVSVGLNSLTGQSGQGAISIDMNTFIAVSAISMLTGTMLLMWIGEQITQKGIGNGISLIIFAGIVSAIPSAIGGTIDLVNNSQMSFLTVIGILVVILLTVGAIIYVELGERRVPVSYSRKVMMQNQKKRVMNYIPIKVNLSGVIPAIFASAILMFPATVLQGSQNKYLIMIADYLNPSSYTFNLFMFLFVVFFAFFYASITFNAKDISENLKKQGGFIPGVRPGESTALFLNDVASRLTFWGAIYMGLISTIPWLIVKAMGVPFYFGGVAVLIVVQVAIDTMRKIEAQQYTNKYQTLSAVGL; via the coding sequence ATGAGTAAAGATCTAATAAATAAGATTCTTATTACATTAGGCTTTATTTTTCTTTACAGGTTATTGGCATATGTGCCAGTACCTGGAGTTAATATAGATGTAGTTAAAGAATTTTTCGACTCAAATGCAAATAATGCATTAGGTCTTGTTAATATGTTCAGTGGTAATGCTGTTGAAAGACTAAGTATTATTTCACTAGGAATCATGCCTTACATTACTGCTTCTATTATTATGGAACTTCTAGCAGCAACTTTCCCAGCACTTGGTAAAATGAAAAAAGAGAGAGATGGTATGCAAAAATATATGCAAATCATCAGATATACAACAATTGTAATTACATTAATACAATCTATTGGTGTTTCAGTTGGACTTAATTCATTAACAGGTCAAAGTGGACAAGGTGCTATTTCAATTGATATGAATACTTTTATTGCAGTTTCTGCAATTTCAATGTTAACTGGTACTATGCTTTTAATGTGGATTGGTGAACAAATCACACAAAAAGGTATCGGAAATGGTATTTCATTAATTATCTTCGCTGGAATTGTTTCTGCAATACCAAGTGCGATTGGTGGTACAATTGATTTAGTTAATAATAGTCAAATGAGTTTCTTAACAGTTATTGGTATTTTAGTTGTTATTCTTTTAACAGTTGGTGCGATTATTTATGTTGAATTAGGAGAACGAAGAGTTCCTGTTTCTTATTCAAGAAAAGTAATGATGCAAAATCAGAAAAAAAGAGTAATGAATTATATTCCTATAAAAGTTAATTTAAGTGGAGTAATTCCAGCAATTTTTGCAAGTGCTATTTTGATGTTTCCAGCTACTGTTTTACAGGGAAGTCAAAATAAATATTTGATTATGATTGCTGATTATTTAAATCCAAGTTCATATACTTTTAATTTATTTATGTTTTTATTTGTAGTTTTCTTTGCATTTTTTTATGCATCAATTACATTTAATGCAAAAGATATTTCTGAGAACTTGAAAAAACAAGGTGGATTTATTCCAGGTGTTAGACCAGGAGAAAGTACAGCATTATTCTTAAATGATGTTGCTAGTAGATTAACTTTCTGGGGTGCTATTTATATGGGATTAATATCAACTATTCCTTGGCTAATTGTAAAAGCTATGGGAGTTCCTTTCTATTTTGGAGGGGTTGCTGTATTAATCGTTGTACAAGTTGCAATTGATACTATGAGAAAAATTGAAGCTCAGCAATATACAAATAAATATCAAACACTTAGTGCGGTTGGATTGTAA
- the map gene encoding type I methionyl aminopeptidase — MAIPLRKPNEIEKLRVANVVVAKTLNYLKANVKAGMTLKEVDAMGEKFIRDLGARPSFKGLYGFPAAVCTSLNEVIIHGIPSDVVLKEGDILGLDIGTEVDGWYGDSAITMPIGTISKEDESLIACAKDSLYYAIDVIKEGMRFKELSKLIEDFIVSRGYQPLVRFCGHGIGKKPHEEPEIPNYLENGNTKSGPKIKNGMVFCIEPMICCKDRNPVILDNGWDVVSKDGLRGSHYEHTVAVINGKAVILSNSED; from the coding sequence ATGGCTATCCCATTGAGAAAACCAAACGAGATAGAAAAACTTCGTGTTGCAAATGTTGTGGTTGCGAAAACTTTAAACTATTTAAAAGCAAATGTTAAAGCTGGTATGACTTTAAAAGAAGTTGATGCTATGGGGGAAAAGTTCATAAGAGATTTAGGAGCTAGACCCTCATTTAAAGGTTTATATGGTTTTCCAGCTGCTGTTTGTACTTCATTGAACGAAGTTATTATTCATGGAATTCCTAGTGATGTTGTCTTAAAAGAAGGTGATATCCTTGGTCTTGATATTGGAACAGAAGTTGATGGTTGGTATGGTGATTCTGCAATTACAATGCCTATTGGTACTATTTCAAAAGAGGATGAAAGTTTAATAGCTTGTGCTAAAGATTCTTTATATTATGCTATCGATGTAATTAAAGAAGGTATGAGATTTAAAGAATTATCTAAACTTATTGAAGATTTTATAGTATCAAGAGGATATCAGCCACTTGTTAGATTTTGTGGACATGGCATCGGTAAAAAACCACATGAAGAACCAGAAATTCCAAATTATTTAGAAAATGGAAATACAAAATCTGGACCAAAAATCAAAAACGGAATGGTATTTTGTATAGAACCTATGATCTGTTGTAAAGATAGAAATCCTGTTATTTTAGATAATGGATGGGATGTTGTATCAAAAGATGGATTAAGAGGTAGTCATTATGAACACACAGTTGCTGTAATTAATGGAAAAGCAGTTATTTTAAGTAATTCGGAAGATTAA
- the infA gene encoding translation initiation factor IF-1 encodes MAKDDVIVIDGKVIEALPNAMFRVELDNGHVVLCHISGKMRMHYIKILPNDTVKVEITPYSLDKGRITHRYK; translated from the coding sequence GTGGCAAAAGATGATGTAATAGTAATTGATGGTAAAGTAATTGAAGCTTTACCAAATGCTATGTTTAGAGTAGAGTTAGATAATGGTCATGTTGTATTGTGTCATATCTCAGGGAAAATGAGAATGCATTACATAAAAATTTTACCTAATGATACTGTAAAGGTAGAAATAACACCTTATTCATTGGATAAGGGAAGAATAACTCACAGATATAAGTAA
- a CDS encoding uracil-DNA glycosylase yields the protein MTKTVKNQVLKYLYNLKSFGYEYHEPLDFFSSEVKNFKLPNNLKDLKTSVEHCYLCELSKCRKNVLFGYGNLNAQIMFINDEPTKTEDELSTFYVGNSGELLSKMIENVLNVKKEDVYITTLVKCRSLNGATNSNMEVCNDYLLKQIELIKPKLIVALGEKSYSFLLKQNDNFSQIRGKELSFNSIPLIATFSPTFLLRNPSFKKDAYYDMLKVKSYMEDLC from the coding sequence ATGACAAAAACAGTAAAGAATCAAGTATTAAAATATTTATATAATCTAAAATCTTTTGGTTATGAGTATCACGAGCCTTTGGACTTTTTCTCATCAGAAGTTAAGAATTTTAAATTGCCAAATAATTTAAAAGATTTAAAAACAAGTGTTGAACACTGTTATTTATGTGAACTTTCAAAATGTAGAAAAAATGTTCTTTTTGGTTACGGAAATTTAAATGCACAAATTATGTTCATAAATGATGAGCCAACTAAAACAGAGGATGAATTATCGACATTTTATGTTGGAAATTCAGGTGAACTATTATCTAAAATGATTGAAAATGTATTAAATGTTAAAAAAGAGGATGTTTATATAACAACTTTGGTGAAGTGTAGAAGTTTAAATGGGGCTACAAACTCTAATATGGAAGTTTGTAATGATTATTTGTTAAAACAAATAGAATTGATTAAACCAAAATTAATTGTTGCATTAGGAGAAAAGAGTTATTCTTTTTTATTGAAACAAAATGACAATTTTTCTCAAATAAGAGGTAAAGAGTTAAGCTTTAATTCAATACCATTAATTGCAACATTTTCACCAACTTTTTTATTAAGAAATCCATCTTTTAAAAAAGATGCTTACTATGATATGTTGAAAGTCAAAAGTTATATGGAGGATTTATGTTAA